The following are encoded together in the Hoplias malabaricus isolate fHopMal1 chromosome 3, fHopMal1.hap1, whole genome shotgun sequence genome:
- the kctd2 gene encoding BTB/POZ domain-containing protein KCTD2, which translates to MMSELHMEGSSAAVLEQSELRGSVSVSVRLPSPRSAVPASRTALGFSSKSSPSSPSSEPAEERPGSRWVRLNVGGTYFITTKQTLCREPKSFLYRLCQEDPDLDSDKDETGAYLIDRDPTYFGPILNYLRHGKLIINKNLAEEGVLEEAEFYNIASLVRLVKERIRDNENRTSQGPVKHVYRVLQCQEEELTQMVSTMSDGWKFEQLISIGSSYNYGNEDQAEFLCVVSRELNNSTNGIVIEPTEKAKILQERGSRM; encoded by the exons ATGATGTCTGAGTTGCACATGGAAGGGAGCTCGGCCGCAGTCCTGGAGCAGAGCGAGCTCCGCGGCTCCGTCAGTGTCAGTGTGCGGCTGCCGTCGCCTCGTAGCGCCGTGCCCGCCTCCAGAACGGCACTCGGCTTCAGCTCCAAGAGCTCCCCGAGCTCCCCAAGCTCCGAGCCCGCCGAGGAGAGACCGGGATCCCGCTGGGTCCGCCTCAACGTCGGAGGAACCTACTTCATCACCACGAAACAGACCCTGTGCAGAGAACCCAAGTCATTTCTGTATCGGCTATGTCAGGAAGACCCAGATCTAGATTCAGATAAA GATGAGACAGGAGCTTATTTGATTGATAGGGACCCCACATACTTCGGACCTATCTTGAATTATCTGAGGCATGGAAAGCTAATCATCAACAAGAACCTTGCAGAAGAGG GTGTTCTTGAGGAAGCTGAATTTTACAACATTGCATCACTGGTGAGACTGGTGAAAGAAAGGATACGAGACAACGAGAACAGGACATCCCAG ggCCCTGTGAAGCATGTGTATCGTGTACTCCAGTGTCAGGAAGAGGAGCTCACACAAATGGTCTCCACAATGTCTGATGGATGGAAGTTTGAGCAA CTCATAAGCATTGGATCGTCTTACAACTATGGCAATGAGGACCAGGCCGAGTTCCTGTGTGTGGTTTCCAGGGAGCTTAACAATTCCACTAATGGAATTGTTATTGAGCCAACCGAGAAGGCTAAG ATCCTTCAGGAGAGAGGTTCCCGGATGTGA
- the hexd gene encoding hexosaminidase D, with amino-acid sequence MDRLSRGKKLVHLDLKGAPPRIDYLHKLIHLFADLGANGLLIEYEDMFPYEGELKILQSKAHPPYSREEIISIQDIAHSRNLEIIPLVQTFGHLEFVLKHSTFGNLREISHCLGTLNPHRKQGGALVLEMLKQVMELHPKSTTLHIGADEVYMLGEGEESKVWLSTPGHSIHKLFLSHIITVAKGIRENYSNLNLVMWDDMLRSMTADTIKESGLVELVQPMLWDYNPVLDVGNIIMLMEKYKSAGLLHQWAASSFKGSTTVHTCVTSTQRHVDNHIQWLNVASGISPGIKLQGIALTGWQRYDHLSVLCELLPLGLHSLASCLCTLVHGSFTPEAQKKVVEALGTGTTEVGDIVRLSQDSSCSFTGMKLAEGIVQLTAMLESEELRDFQNSVYVKGWFSPYHRQRKIINPLFAEQIQKQAKIYLETVELKAEEVKQEMLLLYPESTAEEWILQHVTPVLKPLQDLLKDIHTALEHMGLNITDSAVQNYMLSTTCITRLLLCITNDFTISESGLVELVQPMLWDYNPVLDVGNIIMLMEKYKSAGLLHQWAASSFKGSTTVHTCVTSTQRHVDNHIQWLNVASGISPGIKLQGIALTGWQRYDHLSVLCELLPLGLHSLASCLCTLVHGSFTPEAQKKVVEALGTGTTEVGDIVRLSQDSSCSFTGMKLAEGIVQLTAMLESEELRDFQNSVYVKGWFSPYHRQRKIINPLFAEQIQKQAKIYLETVELKAEEVKQEMLLLYPESTAEEWILQHVTPVLKPLQDLLKDIHTALEHMGLNITDSAVQNVQ; translated from the exons ATGGACCGACTGTCAAGAGGCAAGAAATTGGTCCATTTGGACTTAAAAGGGGCCCCTCCCAGAATTGACTACTTGCATAAG CTTATACATCTATTTGCTGATCTGGGTGCAAATGGCCTACTCATTGAGTATGAAGATATGTTTCCTTATGAGGGAGAACTGAAGATTTTGCAGTCAAAAGCTCATCCACCATACAG CCGTGAAGAGATTATTTCCATTCAGGACATTGCTCATTCCAGAAATCTGGAGATCATTCCTCTTGTTCAGACATTCGGACACCTGGAA TTTGTCCTGAAGCACAGCACTTTTGGGAACCTGCGAGAGATCAGCCACTGTCTGGGGACCCTGAATCCACACAGAAAGCAAGGGGGCGCTCTTGTTCTTGAGATGCTGAAACAAGTTATGGAACTTCATCCTAAAAGCACTACCTTGCATATTGGAGCAGATGAG gtgtACATGCTGGGTGAAGGAGAGGAGTCTAAAGTATGGTTAAGCACACCAGGTCACAGTATTCACAAACTGTTTCTCAGTCATATTATTACAGTAGCCAAAGGTATTCGTGAGAATTACTCCAACCTCAATCTGGTAATGTGGGATGACATGCTCAGGAGCATGACCGCTGACACCATTAAAG AGAGTGGCCTTGTTGAACTGGTGCAGCCTATGCTCTGGGACTACAACCCTGTTCTTGATGTGGGCAACATTA TTATGTTAATGGAGAAATATAAGTCTGCTGGTTTGTTACATCAGTGGGCTGCAAGCTCTTTCAAAGGCTCAACCACTGTACACACCTGTGTGACTAGTACCCAAAGGCATGTAGACAACCATATCCAGTGGTTGAATGTGGCATCTGGCATTTCGCCTGGCATCAAACTACAGGGCATTGCACTCACTGGGTGGCAGag GTATGACCATCTGTCTGTTTTGTGTGAACTCTTGCCCCTTGGTTTGCACTCTCTTGCCTCATGTCTATGCACTCTTGTACACG GAAGCTTTACACCAGAAGCCCAGAAAAAGGTGGTGGAGGCCCTGGGGACAGGAACAACTGAAGTAGGAGACATAGTGAG ACTGTCACAAGATAGCTCCTGCTCATTTACAGGGATGAAACTAGCTGAAGGCATTGTACAGCTAACAGCAATGCTGGAATCTGAAGAACTGAGAGACTTTCAGAACAGTGT GTATGTGAAAGGCTGGTTCTCCCCATACCACAGGCAGAGGAAGATAATCAACCCACTCTTTGCAGAGCAAATTCAGAAACAGGCAAAAAT ATACCTGGAAACTGTAGAGCTCAAGGCGGAGGAGGTAAAGCAAGAGATGCTTTTACTTTACCCAGAATCAACAGCAGAAGAATGGATTTTACAGCATGTCACTCCAGTACTGAAACCACTGCAGGACTTACTGAAGGATATTCACACTGCCCTGGAGCATATGGGACTGAACATTACTGATTCTGCGGTTCAAAAT TATATGTTGTCTACAACTTGCATTACAAGGTTACTACTTTGCATTACTAACGATTTTACTATTTCAGAGAGTGGCCTTGTTGAACTGGTGCAGCCTATGCTCTGGGACTACAACCCTGTTCTTGATGTGGGCAACATTA TTATGTTAATGGAGAAATATAAGTCTGCTGGTTTGTTACATCAGTGGGCTGCAAGCTCTTTCAAAGGCTCAACCACTGTACACACCTGTGTGACTAGTACCCAAAGGCATGTAGACAACCATATCCAGTGGTTGAATGTGGCATCTGGCATTTCGCCTGGCATCAAACTACAGGGCATTGCACTCACTGGGTGGCAGag GTATGACCATCTGTCTGTTTTGTGTGAACTCTTGCCCCTTGGTTTGCACTCTCTTGCCTCATGTCTATGCACTCTTGTACACG GAAGCTTTACACCAGAAGCCCAGAAAAAGGTGGTGGAGGCCCTGGGGACAGGAACAACTGAAGTAGGAGACATAGTGAG ACTGTCACAAGATAGCTCCTGCTCATTTACAGGGATGAAACTAGCTGAAGGCATTGTACAGCTAACAGCAATGCTGGAATCTGAAGAACTGAGAGACTTTCAGAACAGTGT GTATGTGAAAGGCTGGTTCTCCCCATACCACAGGCAGAGGAAGATAATCAACCCACTCTTTGCAGAGCAAATTCAGAAACAGGCAAAAAT ATACCTGGAAACTGTAGAGCTCAAGGCGGAGGAGGTAAAGCAAGAGATGCTTTTACTTTACCCAGAATCAACAGCAGAAGAATGGATTTTACAGCATGTCACTCCAGTACTGAAACCACTGCAGGACTTACTGAAGGATATTCACACTGCCCTGGAGCATATGGGACTGAACATTACTGATTCTGCGGTTCAAAATGTTCAATGA